From Neomonachus schauinslandi chromosome 12, ASM220157v2, whole genome shotgun sequence, the proteins below share one genomic window:
- the INSIG1 gene encoding insulin-induced gene 1 protein isoform X1, translated as MPRLDDHCWSCSCAQGARHRGLPGAGAGGLAAKVGDMLSPAALAARRGPDPDSAPARGPRSPGAGGRGASGGPPGSWHHHLVQRSLVLFSVGVVLALVLNLLQVQRNVTLFPEEVIATIFSSAWWVPPCCGTAAAVVGLLYPCIDSHLGEPHKFKREWASVMRCVAVFVGINHASAKLDFANNVQLSLTLAALSLGLWWTFDRSRSGLGLGITIAFLATLITQLLVYNGVYQYTSPDFLYIRSWLPCIFFSGGVTVGNIGRQLAMELAPENSWQLPHCASPTSDTGQSRASVADWWRSSEVLQDGCLGGS; from the exons ATGCCCAGGCTGGACGACCACTGCTGGAGCTGTTCCTGTGCCCAGGGCGCCAGGCACCGAGGCCTCCCTGGAGCCGGGGCCGGAGGGCTGGCGGCCAAAGTGGGAGACATGCTCAGCCCCGCCGCGCTGGCGGCCCGCCGCGGCCCGGACCCCGACTCCGCGCCCGCCCGTGGGCCTCgcagccccggggcggggggtcGCGGCGCCAGCGGCGGCCCCCCCGGCAGCTGGCACCACCACCTGGTGCAGCGAAGCCTGGTGCTGTTCTCGGTGGGGGTCGTGCTGGCCCTGGTGCTCAACCTGCTGCAGGTGCAGCGGAACGTCACCCTGTTCCCCGAGGAGGTCATCGCCACCATCTTCTCGTCGGCCTGGTGGGTCCCCCCGTGCTGCGGGACGGCGGCCG CTGTTGTGGGCTTGCTGTACCCCTGCATTGACAGTCACCTCGGGGAGCCGCACAAGTTTAAGCGGGAGTGGGCCAGCGTGATGCGCTGTGTGGCCGTGTTTGTTGGCATCAACCACGCCAGTGCT AAATTGGATTTTGCCAATAATGTCCAGCTCTCCTTGACATTAGCAGCCCTGTCTTTGGGCCTTTGGTGGACATTTGACCGTTCGAGAAGTGGCCTCGGGCTTGGGATCACCATCGCCTTCCTGGCCACTCTGATCACTCAGCTGCTGGTGTACAATGGTGTCTATCA GTACACATCCCCGGATTTTCTCTACATCCGCTCCTGGCTGCCGTGTATCTTCTTCTCGGGAGGTGTCACCGTGGGCAACATAGGCCGGCAGCTGGCTATG GAATTAGCGCCCGAAAACTCCTGGCAGCTTCCTCACTGCGCTTCCCCCACATCAGACACAGGACAGTCTCGGGCTTCTGTCGCTGACTGGTGGCGTTCGTCCGAAGTCCTACAGGACGGGTGCCTAG GGGGTTCCTGA
- the INSIG1 gene encoding insulin-induced gene 1 protein isoform X2 — MPRLDDHCWSCSCAQGARHRGLPGAGAGGLAAKVGDMLSPAALAARRGPDPDSAPARGPRSPGAGGRGASGGPPGSWHHHLVQRSLVLFSVGVVLALVLNLLQVQRNVTLFPEEVIATIFSSAWWVPPCCGTAAAVVGLLYPCIDSHLGEPHKFKREWASVMRCVAVFVGINHASAKLDFANNVQLSLTLAALSLGLWWTFDRSRSGLGLGITIAFLATLITQLLVYNGVYQYTSPDFLYIRSWLPCIFFSGGVTVGNIGRQLAMGVPEKPHSD; from the exons ATGCCCAGGCTGGACGACCACTGCTGGAGCTGTTCCTGTGCCCAGGGCGCCAGGCACCGAGGCCTCCCTGGAGCCGGGGCCGGAGGGCTGGCGGCCAAAGTGGGAGACATGCTCAGCCCCGCCGCGCTGGCGGCCCGCCGCGGCCCGGACCCCGACTCCGCGCCCGCCCGTGGGCCTCgcagccccggggcggggggtcGCGGCGCCAGCGGCGGCCCCCCCGGCAGCTGGCACCACCACCTGGTGCAGCGAAGCCTGGTGCTGTTCTCGGTGGGGGTCGTGCTGGCCCTGGTGCTCAACCTGCTGCAGGTGCAGCGGAACGTCACCCTGTTCCCCGAGGAGGTCATCGCCACCATCTTCTCGTCGGCCTGGTGGGTCCCCCCGTGCTGCGGGACGGCGGCCG CTGTTGTGGGCTTGCTGTACCCCTGCATTGACAGTCACCTCGGGGAGCCGCACAAGTTTAAGCGGGAGTGGGCCAGCGTGATGCGCTGTGTGGCCGTGTTTGTTGGCATCAACCACGCCAGTGCT AAATTGGATTTTGCCAATAATGTCCAGCTCTCCTTGACATTAGCAGCCCTGTCTTTGGGCCTTTGGTGGACATTTGACCGTTCGAGAAGTGGCCTCGGGCTTGGGATCACCATCGCCTTCCTGGCCACTCTGATCACTCAGCTGCTGGTGTACAATGGTGTCTATCA GTACACATCCCCGGATTTTCTCTACATCCGCTCCTGGCTGCCGTGTATCTTCTTCTCGGGAGGTGTCACCGTGGGCAACATAGGCCGGCAGCTGGCTATG GGGGTTCCTGAAAAGCCACATAGCGACTGA